Within Macaca nemestrina isolate mMacNem1 chromosome 12, mMacNem.hap1, whole genome shotgun sequence, the genomic segment ccattctcctgcctcagcctcccgagtagctgggactacaggcgcccgctgcctcgcccggctagttttttgtattttttagtagagacggggtttcaccgtgttcgccaggatagtctcgatctcctgacctcgtgatccgcccgtctcggcctcccaaagtgctgggattacaggcttgagccaccgcgcccggcccacaggaactgttttgaaaagattaacaaatagatagactgctagccagattaataaaaagagagagaataatcaaatagacacaataaaaaatgataaaagggatatcatcactgatcccacagaaatacagactatcatcagagaatactgtaaacacctgtatgcaaataaactagaaaatcaagaagaaatggatacattcctggaccatacaccctcccaagactaaactaggaagaagtcgaatccctgaatagactaataacaagttctgaaattgaagcagaacctaaaaaaaaaaaaaaaaaaaaaaaaaaaattttcaacactccttcatgttaaaaactctcctgaaatagcctaccaaccaaaaaaagcctaggaccagacagactcacagccgaattctaccagaggtatgaAGAGAacctggtatcattccttctgaaaccattcccaacaacagaaaaagagggactcctccctaactcattttatgaggccagcaacatcctgatgccaaaacctggcagagggacaacaacaaaaaagaaaatttcagggcgatgtccctgatgaacatcgatgtgaaaatcctcaataaaatactggcaaactgaatccagcagaacatcaaaaagcttatccaccaggatCGAGTTGGCTTCATGCCTGGaacgcaaggctggttcaacatacgcaaatcaataaacttaatccatcacataagacagaaccaatgacaaaaaccacaattatctcaatagacacagaaaaggtctccgataaaattcaacacccctggccgggtgcagtggctcacacctgtaaccccagcactctggggagctgaggcgggaggatcacgaggtcaagacatcaagacaatcctggccaacatggtgaaatcccatctctactaaaaaaacaaaaattagctgggtgtggtggcacgcctctgtagtccagctactcgggaggctgaggtaggggaactgcttgaacccgggagggggacgTTGCAgtgcgtgccactgcactccagcctggtgacagaatgagactctgtctcaaaaaaaaaaaaaaaaattaaattaaataaaaaataaaaataaatttaaaataaatttaaaaaattcaacacctcttcatgctaaaaactctcaataaactaggtattgatggaacatatctcaaaataataagagctatttatgacaaacccatagccagtatcatactgaatgagtaAAAGCAGAAagcgttccctttgaaaacaggcacaagacaaggatgccctctctcaccacccctattcaacacagtactgaagttctggccagagcaatcagccaagagaaagaaagagtattcaaataggaagagaggaagtcaagggtattcaaataagaagagagaaagccaaattgtctctgtttgcagatgacatgattgtatatttagaaaaccccactgtctcagccccaaaactacttaaagctgataaacaatttcagcaaaatctcaggatacaaaatcaatgtgcaaaaatcacaagtattcctatacaccaataatagacaagcagagagccaaattatgagtgaactcccattcacaattgctacaaagaaaacaaaatacccaaaaccacaacttacaagggacgtgaagcatctcttcaaggagaactacaaatcactgctcaaggaaataagagaggacacaaacaaatggaaaaaaaattccatgctcatggataggaagaatcagtattgtgaaaatggtcatactgcccaaagtaatttatagatccaatgctattcccatcaagctaccactgactttctacACAGAACCAAAaaacactactttaaatttcatatggaaacaaaaaagagcccacatagccaagacaaccctaagaaaaaagaacaaagctggaggcatcatgctacctgactttatactacaagtctacagtaaccaaaacagcatggtactggtaccaaaacagagatatagaccaatggaacagaacagaggcctcagaaataacaccacacatctacaaccatctgatcttcgacaaacctgacaaaaacaatcaatggggaaaggattccctacttaataaacggtgctgggaaaactggctagccatacgcagaaaactgaaactggaccccttccttacaccttatacaaaaattaactcgatggattaaatacttaaacgtaagacctaaaactataaaaaccctagaagaaaacataggcaataccattcaggacacaggcatgggcaaagactttatgactaaagcaccaaaagcaattgcaacaaaagccaaaactgacaaatggaacccaattaaacaaaagagctgccgggcgcggtggctcaagcctgtaatcccagcactttgggaggccgaggcaggcggatcacaaggtcaggagatcgagaccacagtgaaaccccgtctctactaaaaatacaaaaaattagccgggcgcggtggcgggcgcctgtagtcccagctactcaggaggctgaggcaggagaatggcgggaacccgggaggcggagcttgcagtgagccgagatcgcgccactgcactccagcctgggcaacagcgtgagactccgtctcaaaaaaaaacaaaaacaaacaaacaaaaaaaaaaaaacaaaaaaaaaacaaaaaaaaacaaaagagcttctgcacagcaaaagaaactatcatcagagtgaccaggcaatctacagaatgggagaaaatttttgcaatctacccatctgacaaaggtctaatatccagaatctacaaagaacttaaacaaatttacaagaaaaaaataaacaatcccatcaaaaagtgggcgaaggatatgaacagacacttctcaaaagaagacatttatgcagccaacaaacatacgaaaaaaagctcatcatcactggtcatcggagaaatgcaaatcaaaaccacaatgagataccatctcacaccagttagaatggcgatcattaaaaagtctggaaacaacagatgctggaggatgtggagaaacaggaacacttttacactgttgggagtgtaaattagttcaaccattgtggaagacagtgtggcgattcctcaaggatctggaactagaaatatcatttgacccagtaatccaaATACTGGgcatacacccaaaggattataaatcattctgctataaagacacatgtgcatgtatgtttactgtgacacgattcacaatagcaaagactttgaaccaacccaaatgtcctttaaTGAtaagactggaaaaagaaaatgtggcacatatacaccatgaaatactatgcaaccataaaaaatgagtccctttgcagggacacggatgaagctggaaaccatcattctcagcaaactaacacaagaacagaaaaccaaacaccacatgttctcactcataagtgggagttgaacaatgagaatccatggacacagggaggggaatatcacacaacggggcctgttgagggggtggggggctaggggagagatagcattagggtAAATACCTAATACGGACgaagggttgatgggtgcagcaaaccaccatgccatgtatacctatgtaacaaaactgaacGTTCTGCACGCGTACCCCAgaacttgaatttaaaaaaagaaaaagaaaaaaatactgctagagaaaacaactttaaatcattttattttcaatctaaaaagataaataaataataaagaaaaaattaataaaactctGCTACAGTTAAGTTACTGCAGAAGGGATTCCTTTACCTGCACTTAAATGCAACCCCTACTGAAACCAGGACTCAAGGCTCTTCACAGCCTGCACTCAACCACTCCTTTTTATCTTATCTCCTGCTATCGTCTACACTTTCAGGCATCTGTGCTTATTTACATCATTTTGCACTGAATTCACTGTTTACCAAACACACAATGCTCTTCCATACCTGTGTTTACATATATGCGCTGctgtttttatatgttttcacAGAAATGACGTTCCCATGCTTGGGTAAACTCTTACTTATTGCATAAGACCCAACTCAAATATATAGTGTTAACTTGCTCTTTCCTTTGTTACAACCATACTACTTTGTTCACACCTCCAGATCAGCACTTTTAATAGTTCACTGTAATAATTTACTTACATATCTGCTTCCCCAATTAGATGATTAACCTCTTCACTGCAGGGACTATGTGTTGTTCTTTATGTATCACCAATGTTTGCTTGGCATATGGTAAGttttcaatacatattttaataaagaataaaacacaaactggatttaactgtttttttggtgtgtgtgtatctgcctTTGTCCCACCAGatattattcaattatttttattttccctaatgTGCAacttgtaaaaaataaatgatagtacTAATAGCATCTCAAGCAAATCCAGTTATCACGTTTTACTCTTCTTTATATTTCCTGTATGACCGAGCACACAACTTTTTTATCTAACAGGAACTTAAAAACGTTTGAATTGACTTTATAGCACCAAGAAAAACACAGAAGCCATTATACCTATAGAGGAAGACTGTGGACTAATCAGAAGGTCCTCTTGGACTTGCTCACTTCCTGGAACTGTCTGCTGATCACTCAGGGAACTCTGAGATGCACTGACAGGCTGGGACACTTCCTCATGGACCTCCTCGTCACTTAACCTTTCTACTTTGACCCGGACATCTTCTTCGGTACCTAAAGGCAAGGTAGTTTTTGTGCTCTCACAAGTCACATAATCAGCCATTCTTCTACCGGTCTCAGATGGGCCAGGTAATTCTAAAGTCCGGGTATTTTCTGCTTGCTTAACTTTCTCAGGCTGAATCCTTCGATCAATTCCAAAAGGAAAAGTCCAGGGAAAAGCTAAGGAAGAGTCAACTGGTTGGTTTCTATTTTCTGAGTAGGAAGCTGAAGAATTCAATACCTGGGGTGAACTTGTTTGTGTGCTGCACTTTACAGGACTTTCAGGAGACATAACAATGTAGCTTTTGCGCTTTCTCCGGGATTCTCGGCAGACAGGAATCGTTCTTTCTACCACACTGCACTCTGAGGACACGGGAGAAATGCTCCCATCTCGAGAAGTAAAATTGCAGTTAGAATTATTTTCTTGTCCAGCATCTAGACCCTTTTCGGGTTGGCTGTTAGGTGTATTCCATAAAATGCTTGATTTCATGAACTCTGAGCAAGTGCTGGCAACACTGAACATTTGCATATAGCTGGCTGCTGCTAGAACATCAATAATATTTTCTGTGTTAATTGATAGAGTGGCTGTGTAAGCATATTCTAAAAGAGGTATAAAGCCAGTCACTGTAACATGATGCAGATCCAACACATTCTTGTTCTCATCCTCGGCTTGGCCTACAAGTTTGGTGCGAAAGAAATCACTGCAAGCTGCTAGTACCACCTTATGTGCCCGGAAGATTTTGTCCTGGACACGAATAGTGATATCACAAAAATGTCCATCATTTCGCAGCATATTTAGCTTTCCAAGCATTTCCTGGCTGTGGGAAGAGGAGCTATGAGTAAACGTTTTCACACCCATCTTTTACTTCCTCTTCTACAGATGCTCTTCAAGGATGCAAATGAATCAGAAATGtcctaaaaaatacataaaataaagcattaattgatattttagtagtttaaataaaatgtgatttagATCATTTTCATGTGGCCACTGCACTAAATTAAAAAGCTGAAAGATGGTAGTGAGAGAGAAACTTCAAGGTAGGAACTGTAAAGAAATATATTCTCCTTATCTGCCTTCCAAACTGTCCAACCAATGAAGTCTGTGaaccaatgttttttttttgttttgttttgttttgagacagagtctcgctctgacacccaggatggagtgcagaggAGCggtcttggatcactgcaacctccgccttccaggttcaagtaattctcctgcctcagcctcccgagtagctgggattacaggcactcgccatcatgcctggctaatttttgtatttttgtagagatggggtttcaccatgttggccaggctggtcttgaactcttgacctcaggtgataggcccgcctcggcctctcaaaatgctgggattacaggcgtgagccaccacgtccgaccTGTGAACCAATGTTTTAATGAGCTGCAGGCTGCAACAGTTTGTGAACAGTGACAACTGCAGAGTGTCTTCTATGTACCAGACAGTATTTGAAATGTTTCacatttaataattaattgaTCATCATCGTATCTCTGTCAGTAGGCATATTATCATTCTTGTTTCTAAATGTGAGCACGCAGCAGGCAATGCCAGTGTAAACACTAAACAATCCATTACATAAGCATCCCTGTTCATGTTTTATGCAGGTAAATGtatagaggaaaagaaagatgggaaaaaggaaaaggaaagaaaaaaacccaagatTTCAGGATGAATTTTAAAAGGTTGCCAggtgtgtggctcacacctgtaatcccagcacttagggaggccaaggcaggcggattgcttgagctcaggagtctgagaccagcctggccaaaatagcaaagccccgtctctactaaaagcacataaaaattagcggggtgtcgTGGCATgggcctctagtcccagctattcaggacactgatgtggaaggatcatttgaggctgggaggtggaggttgcagtgagctgagattgcaccactgcactccagccttggtgacagagcaagattctgtctaaaaaaataaaagtcacagaCTATTATAACTTGAGAAGACACAATGATCAATTTGGGACTGTTCCATGTCAAGACTTCTCTGATCCAAAGCAGTCGGGTAAAGCTACTGAAATAATTATCTTGACCATAATTAGTGACAGAAGTTCAAATGTAAACTGAGTGCTCCACATACCCTTCCTGAAGTCAAGTGACCACAATGAGGCACTAGACAGCCAGGGACTGGTGTACACAAATCATCATTTAACATATTTGCTGATTTAGGTCTCACAAAAATgagatgaagaggaagaaaatgggaGGGCTATATATGAagtgttttgttcatttattgcATCCCAAGAAACCAGCTTTTAAAGCATGGCCTTCAAGAGTGCTTACTTTGGGATCATGTGGTTGAGGGAAGAAACATGCTTTCAGAGCAAGTGAATTAGTTATAATCCAGGGACCATCTGCATGAACAAAGGTGTGAAGGCAAGAAATTAAACAGCATATTTGGAAGACATGTGCATCAGAGTATTAAAATGAAACCATTTCAATCTTGAATAGGCCCCAAACAATAGATAATGTACTACATTCTCAAATGAGGCACAAGGGCACCTTACACAAGGGGGTAGTGGAAAACTATTTTCAACCTTGAGTTACATCCACCTTCAATCATCTTCCATGTTCAAAGAGTAGATATGAAAAGGATTTTTGCTGAGAGTCACCAGTTTGTTGTGAGCTGTAAACCCCATTCTACTTCTCTGCTTACTTCCCTGCAGGGAAAGGGGCTTCAAGGCACGCTGATCCTTTATCTCAGGTCTATGGAAAATACGTTACAACTGAAAAGACTCTGAAGGGCACGTAAGTCTGATTTAAACAACAGCCAAGGCCAAGAAGTACGCCTACTATCTCCCAACAGTATATAAAGGCAACACAGTGGAGTGGCTGAAAGCACAGACTCCAGAACCACAATGCTGGCTTTGCATGCTGGTGCTATTTTtacctgtgtgaccttaggcaagtcattaAACAAACCCTCTGTATCTTAACATATTCAGCGGTATAATAAATATAACACAACACACCTCATAgagttctgaggattaaatgatctAACACGTTAAGCGTTTAGAATAGTAACTAGCAACATAATCAATGCTACAGAAACATTAGTTGCTGCTGCTACTAACATTACtatcaaagaccttttcttcCTGGACGGGCCAGAAACCACAGCCAGCAAATGAAGAAGAGTGAAAGAAGAACgctggggaggagagaaagaaagaggaggcaaATCACACCCAACTCTTCAACTGCAGGCCTATAGTAGGCCTGAGGTGGGAAAGGAGGGAAAGCTTTCACTCTAAGTTTATTAGTTCTTGAAAAGATTGTTGGTATTTCCTGAAAGTGATCAGCACAGTTATTAAGACTTACTCTCCAGGAAGCTGGAGGGAGAACTAACTCCACAGAACAAATAAAATGGCTCAAGAATACCTCCTATAAGTCATGCCTGTTCACATATACGGTACGAATTCTGATCTACTTAGAAGTACAGGATGAGAAGAAGGTGATGATGAGGAAATACATTCCATACCATATATTTATCACATGCATTTCCCAATATGTCTGCGGAAACTCAGGCCCAAGATATGCTCCCCAACACAAACTTATACGGAccaatatattttggatacacaGACATACTTCATCTTCTTGCACTTTGCTTTATTAAACTTTGCAGATACTGTCTTTTTTACAAATTGGAaatttgtggcaaccctgcatcagCAAGTCTACCGGTGCCAGTTTCCACCAGCTTGTGCTCACTTCACGTTTGTGTCacgttttggtaattcttgcagtatttcaaactttttcattataattatatctgttatggtgatctgtgatcagtaatctttgatgttactactgtaattgttt encodes:
- the LOC105476188 gene encoding zinc finger and BTB domain-containing protein 44 isoform X12 → MGVKTFTHSSSSHSQEMLGKLNMLRNDGHFCDITIRVQDKIFRAHKVVLAACSDFFRTKLVGQAEDENKNVLDLHHVTVTGFIPLLEYAYTATLSINTENIIDVLAAASYMQMFSVASTCSEFMKSSILWNTPNSQPEKGLDAGQENNSNCNFTSRDGSISPVSSECSVVERTIPVCRESRRKRKSYIVMSPESPVKCSTQTSSPQVLNSSASYSENRNQPVDSSLAFPWTFPFGIDRRIQPEKVKQAENTRTLELPGPSETGRRMADYVTCESTKTTLPLGTEEDVRVKVERLSDEEVHEEVSQPVSASQSSLSDQQTVPGSEQVQEDLLISPQSSSIGSVDEGVSEGLPTLQSSSSTAAPPDDDDRLENVQYPYQLYIAPSTSSTERPSPNGPDRPFQCPTCGVRFTRIQNLKQHMLIHSGIKPFQCDRCGKKFTRAYSLKMHRLKHEEVVHSTVPRIASVHNRGGSLILRRMKSIWVAMAGPRSCGSRVTGTCGLHVNIAG
- the LOC105476188 gene encoding zinc finger and BTB domain-containing protein 44 isoform X5 is translated as MGVKTFTHSSSSHSQEMLGKLNMLRNDGHFCDITIRVQDKIFRAHKVVLAACSDFFRTKLVGQAEDENKNVLDLHHVTVTGFIPLLEYAYTATLSINTENIIDVLAAASYMQMFSVASTCSEFMKSSILWNTPNSQPEKGLDAGQENNSNCNFTSRDGSISPVSSECSVVERTIPVCRESRRKRKSYIVMSPESPVKCSTQTSSPQVLNSSASYSENRNQPVDSSLAFPWTFPFGIDRRIQPEKVKQAENTRTLELPGPSETGRRMADYVTCESTKTTLPLGTEEDVRVKVERLSDEEVHEEVSQPVSASQSSLSDQQTVPGSEQVQEDLLISPQSSSIGSVDEGVSEGLPTLQSSSSTAAPPDDDDRTERPSPNGPDRPFQCPTCGVRFTRIQNLKQHMLIHSGIKPFQCDRCGKKFTRAYSLKMHRLKHEGKRCFRCQICSATFTSFGEYKHHMRVSRHIIRKPRIYECKTCGAMFTNSGNLIVHLRSLNHEASELANYFQSSDFLVPDYLNQEQEETLVQYDLGEHGFESNSSVQMPVISQVSSTQNCESTFPLGSLGGLAEKEEEVPEQPKTSACAEATRDDPPKSELSSITIE
- the LOC105476188 gene encoding zinc finger and BTB domain-containing protein 44 isoform X13, coding for MGVKTFTHSSSSHSQEMLGKLNMLRNDGHFCDITIRVQDKIFRAHKVVLAACSDFFRTKLVGQAEDENKNVLDLHHVTVTGFIPLLEYAYTATLSINTENIIDVLAAASYMQMFSVASTCSEFMKSSILWNTPNSQPEKGLDAGQENNSNCNFTSRDGSISPVSSECSVVERTIPVCRESRRKRKSYIVMSPESPVKCSTQTSSPQVLNSSASYSENRNQPVDSSLAFPWTFPFGIDRRIQPEKVKQAENTRTLELPGPSETGRRMADYVTCESTKTTLPLGTEEDVRVKVERLSDEEVHEEVSQPVSASQSSLSDQQTVPGSEQVQEDLLISPQSSSIGSVDEGVSEGLPTLQSSSSTAAPPDDDDRLENVQYPYQLYIAPSTSSTERPSPNGPDRPFQCPTCGVRFTRIQNLKQHMLIHSGIKPFQCDRCGKKFTRAYSLKMHRLKHEVPLQRQRTMIDNSQAVDEMTRNGE
- the LOC105476188 gene encoding zinc finger and BTB domain-containing protein 44 isoform X9, which codes for MGVKTFTHSSSSHSQEMLGKLNMLRNDGHFCDITIRVQDKIFRAHKVVLAACSDFFRTKLVGQAEDENKNVLDLHHVTVTGFIPLLEYAYTATLSINTENIIDVLAAASYMQMFSVASTCSEFMKSSILWNTPNSQPEKGLDAGQENNSNCNFTSRDGSISPVSSECSVVERTIPVCRESRRKRKSYIVMSPESPVKCSTQTSSPQVLNSSASYSENRNQPVDSSLAFPWTFPFGIDRRIQPEKVKQAENTRTLELPGPSETGRRMADYVTCESTKTTLPLGTEEDVRVKVERLSDEEVHEEVSQPVSASQSSLSDQQTVPGSEQVQEDLLISPQSSSIGSVDEGVSEGLPTLQSSSSTAAPPDDDDRLENVQYPYQLYIAPSTSSTERPSPNGPDRPFQCPTCGVRFTRIQNLKQHMLIHSGIKPFQCDRCGKKFTRAYSLKMHRLKHEEVVHSTVPRIASVHNRGGSLILRRMKSIWVAMAGPRSCGSRVTGTCGHRSGACSVCAEMDCSGQVLRKRLWDFVYQPLQDTVTGKRQKAAARTQQTAPATPPHP
- the LOC105476188 gene encoding zinc finger and BTB domain-containing protein 44 isoform X14; the encoded protein is MGVKTFTHSSSSHSQEMLGKLNMLRNDGHFCDITIRVQDKIFRAHKVVLAACSDFFRTKLVGQAEDENKNVLDLHHVTVTGFIPLLEYAYTATLSINTENIIDVLAAASYMQMFSVASTCSEFMKSSILWNTPNSQPEKGLDAGQENNSNCNFTSRDGSISPVSSECSVVERTIPVCRESRRKRKSYIVMSPESPVKCSTQTSSPQVLNSSASYSENRNQPVDSSLAFPWTFPFGIDRRIQPEKVKQAENTRTLELPGPSETGRRMADYVTCESTKTTLPLGTEEDVRVKVERLSDEEVHEEVSQPVSASQSSLSDQQTVPGSEQVQEDLLISPQSSSIGSVDEGVSEGLPTLQSSSSTAAPPDDDDRLENVQYPYQLYIAPSTSSTERPSPNGPDRPFQCPTCGVRFTRIQNLKQHMLIHSGIKPFQCDRCGKKFTRAYSLKMHRLKHEVIS
- the LOC105476188 gene encoding zinc finger and BTB domain-containing protein 44 isoform X2, translated to MGVKTFTHSSSSHSQEMLGKLNMLRNDGHFCDITIRVQDKIFRAHKVVLAACSDFFRTKLVGQAEDENKNVLDLHHVTVTGFIPLLEYAYTATLSINTENIIDVLAAASYMQMFSVASTCSEFMKSSILWNTPNSQPEKGLDAGQENNSNCNFTSRDGSISPVSSECSVVERTIPVCRESRRKRKSYIVMSPESPVKCSTQTSSPQVLNSSASYSENRNQPVDSSLAFPWTFPFGIDRRIQPEKVKQAENTRTLELPGPSETGRRMADYVTCESTKTTLPLGTEEDVRVKVERLSDEEVHEEVSQPVSASQSSLSDQQTVPGSEQVQEDLLISPQSSSIGSVDEGVSEGLPTLQSSSSTAAPPDDDDRLENVQYPYQLYIAPSTSSTERPSPNGPDRPFQCPTCGVRFTRIQNLKQHMLIHSGIKPFQCDRCGKKFTRAYSLKMHRLKHEGKRCFRCQICSATFTSFGEYKHHMRVSRHIIRKPRIYECKTCGAMFTNSGNLIVHLRSLNHEASELANYFQSSDFLVPDYLNQEQEETLVQYDLGEHGFESNSSVQMPVISQVSSTQNCESTFPLGSLGGLAEKEEEVPEQPKTSACAEATRDDPPKSELSSITIDTTPKAKNHD
- the LOC105476188 gene encoding zinc finger and BTB domain-containing protein 44 isoform X1, with the protein product MGVKTFTHSSSSHSQEMLGKLNMLRNDGHFCDITIRVQDKIFRAHKVVLAACSDFFRTKLVGQAEDENKNVLDLHHVTVTGFIPLLEYAYTATLSINTENIIDVLAAASYMQMFSVASTCSEFMKSSILWNTPNSQPEKGLDAGQENNSNCNFTSRDGSISPVSSECSVVERTIPVCRESRRKRKSYIVMSPESPVKCSTQTSSPQVLNSSASYSENRNQPVDSSLAFPWTFPFGIDRRIQPEKVKQAENTRTLELPGPSETGRRMADYVTCESTKTTLPLGTEEDVRVKVERLSDEEVHEEVSQPVSASQSSLSDQQTVPGSEQVQEDLLISPQSSSIGSVDEGVSEGLPTLQSSSSTAAPPDDDDRLENVQYPYQLYIAPSTSSTERPSPNGPDRPFQCPTCGVRFTRIQNLKQHMLIHSGIKPFQCDRCGKKFTRAYSLKMHRLKHEEVVHSTVPRIASVHNRGGSLILRRMKSIWVAMAGPRSCGSRVTGTCGHRSGACSVCAEMDCSGQVLRKRLWDFVYQPLQDTVQFVGLLWDWKIRAQGPALQNLSPALPPRGSCPKPPVTPGVCSLCLSFPQGQTAFSRVELLREEDEGHRLILLNQRTEHVVLVPTAKTSRKHVLPPVHTAPGEGVRGS
- the LOC105476188 gene encoding zinc finger and BTB domain-containing protein 44 isoform X7, whose amino-acid sequence is MGVKTFTHSSSSHSQEMLGKLNMLRNDGHFCDITIRVQDKIFRAHKVVLAACSDFFRTKLVGQAEDENKNVLDLHHVTVTGFIPLLEYAYTATLSINTENIIDVLAAASYMQMFSVASTCSEFMKSSILWNTPNSQPEKGLDAGQENNSNCNFTSRDGSISPVSSECSVVERTIPVCRESRRKRKSYIVMSPESPVKCSTQTSSPQVLNSSASYSENRNQPVDSSLAFPWTFPFGIDRRIQPEKVKQAENTRTLELPGPSETGRRMADYVTCESTKTTLPLGTEEDVRVKVERLSDEEVHEEVSQPVSASQSSLSDQQTVPGSEQVQEDLLISPQSSSIGSVDEGVSEGLPTLQSSSSTAAPPDDDDRLENVQYPYQLYIAPSTSSTERPSPNGPDRPFQCPTCGVRFTRIQNLKQHMLIHSGIKPFQCDRCGKKFTRAYSLKMHRLKHEEVVHSTVPRIASVHNRGGSLILRRMKSIWVAMAGPRSCGSRVTGTCGHRSGACSVCAEMDCSGQVLRKRLWDFVYQPLQDTVSTSLLQALPVHPATSAQDPAFMKPSLQTQPIGLPPAVGPSLLPAKGS
- the LOC105476188 gene encoding zinc finger and BTB domain-containing protein 44 isoform X8, coding for MGVKTFTHSSSSHSQEMLGKLNMLRNDGHFCDITIRVQDKIFRAHKVVLAACSDFFRTKLVGQAEDENKNVLDLHHVTVTGFIPLLEYAYTATLSINTENIIDVLAAASYMQMFSVASTCSEFMKSSILWNTPNSQPEKGLDAGQENNSNCNFTSRDGSISPVSSECSVVERTIPVCRESRRKRKSYIVMSPESPVKCSTQTSSPQVLNSSASYSENRNQPVDSSLAFPWTFPFGIDRRIQPEKVKQAENTRTLELPGPSETGRRMADYVTCESTKTTLPLGTEEDVRVKVERLSDEEVHEEVSQPVSASQSSLSDQQTVPGSEQVQEDLLISPQSSSIGSVDEGVSEGLPTLQSSSSTAAPPDDDDRLENVQYPYQLYIAPSTSSTERPSPNGPDRPFQCPTCGVRFTRIQNLKQHMLIHSGIKPFQCDRCGKKFTRAYSLKMHRLKHEGKRCFRCQICSATFTSFGEYKHHMRVSRHIIRKPRIYECKTCGAMFTNSGNLIVHLRSLNHEASELANYFQSSDFLVPDYLNQEQEETLVQYDLGEHGFESNSSVQMPVISQYHSKGKEP
- the LOC105476188 gene encoding zinc finger and BTB domain-containing protein 44 isoform X11 — protein: MGVKTFTHSSSSHSQEMLGKLNMLRNDGHFCDITIRVQDKIFRAHKVVLAACSDFFRTKLVGQAEDENKNVLDLHHVTVTGFIPLLEYAYTATLSINTENIIDVLAAASYMQMFSVASTCSEFMKSSILWNTPNSQPEKGLDAGQENNSNCNFTSRDGSISPVSSECSVVERTIPVCRESRRKRKSYIVMSPESPVKCSTQTSSPQVLNSSASYSENRNQPVDSSLAFPWTFPFGIDRRIQPEKVKQAENTRTLELPGPSETGRRMADYVTCESTKTTLPLGTEEDVRVKVERLSDEEVHEEVSQPVSASQSSLSDQQTVPGSEQVQEDLLISPQSSSIGSVDEGVSEGLPTLQSSSSTAAPPDDDDRLENVQYPYQLYIAPSTSSTERPSPNGPDRPFQCPTCGVRFTRIQNLKQHMLIHSGIKPFQCDRCGKKFTRAYSLKMHRLKHEEVVHSTVPRIASVHNRGGSLILRRMKSIWVAMAGPRSCGSRVTGTCGHRSGACSVCAEMDCSGQVLRKRLWDFVYQPLQDTPSSLRKLRRHRGP